One genomic segment of Chitinophaga sancti includes these proteins:
- a CDS encoding ABC transporter permease produces MHRNYIKMATRYLFKNKVHSFINIAGLSVGMTVAMLIGLWIRDEFTYDRFPEHYDQIAQVYKSQVFNGEEKTTRAISIPLPAALKEHYGYYFKRMALSSWNWGHILAVGEKKLLQNGNFMEASAPEMFSLKMLRGDRKGLADPNGLMLSQTVAKALFGDADPIGQLVKLDNEQSFKVTGVYKDFPYNSNFNGISFIAPWAYYVNNPALVKPRSINDWGDNSFQLYVQLADHADMNMVNAKIGDVARKEADAFTKQYVPKILLHPMSKWHLYSKFKNGVATGDRLQYVWLFGIIGLFVLLLACINFMNLSTARSEKRAKEVGIRKSIGSMRHQLVAQFFTESLFVTVIAYILAIILVLTLLPAFNEVADKKIVLPWTNPLFWVAGLTFTLVTGLIAGSYPAFYLSSFQPVKVLKGVYKAGRLAAMPRKILVVLQFSVSVTLIIGTIVVFKQIQFARNRPVGYDREGLVTLPTITDAIANHFEAFRHELMASGKIEEVAFSTSATTTVNNNTSSIRWTGKDPNMAVDFANIGVTFGYGKAVGWQFTAGRNFDAGMLTDSDGMVINQRAVEYMSLKDPVGQFITWGDHQFKIIGVVHDMVMANPYEPVAPTIFYIRDQFRDNYVNIRINPKSSPVEAVAVIEEVCRKYDPDSPVNYRFANMEYADKFKDEMRVGKLAGIFALLAIFISCLGLFGMASFMAEQRTKELGIRKILGASIFNLWGMLSREFIILVAISFLIAMPLAHVGMQAWLARYSYRTDMPWWAFVAAGGGALLITVLTVSFQGIRAATMNPVRSLKTE; encoded by the coding sequence ATGCACAGGAACTACATAAAAATGGCTACCAGGTACCTGTTTAAAAACAAGGTACATTCCTTTATCAATATTGCCGGATTATCTGTTGGGATGACGGTGGCGATGCTCATTGGATTATGGATCAGGGATGAGTTTACATATGACCGGTTTCCGGAGCATTATGACCAGATAGCACAGGTATACAAGAGCCAGGTATTTAATGGGGAGGAAAAGACCACCAGGGCGATTAGTATTCCCTTGCCAGCTGCACTGAAGGAGCATTATGGCTACTATTTTAAGCGTATGGCATTGAGTTCCTGGAACTGGGGGCATATACTGGCAGTGGGTGAAAAGAAGCTGTTGCAGAACGGGAATTTTATGGAAGCGTCAGCGCCGGAGATGTTTAGTTTGAAAATGCTACGGGGCGATCGGAAAGGGCTGGCAGATCCGAATGGGTTGATGTTGTCACAGACGGTGGCGAAAGCGTTGTTTGGGGATGCAGATCCGATTGGGCAATTGGTAAAACTGGATAATGAACAGAGTTTTAAAGTGACGGGGGTGTATAAAGATTTTCCATACAACAGTAATTTTAATGGTATTTCATTTATAGCGCCATGGGCATATTATGTCAATAATCCTGCATTGGTAAAACCCAGGTCGATAAATGACTGGGGGGATAATTCGTTTCAATTATACGTGCAGCTGGCGGATCATGCGGATATGAATATGGTGAATGCAAAAATCGGGGATGTGGCCAGGAAAGAGGCAGATGCATTTACAAAACAATATGTACCTAAGATATTGTTGCATCCTATGAGCAAGTGGCACCTGTATTCAAAATTTAAGAATGGTGTGGCGACGGGTGATCGTTTGCAGTATGTATGGTTGTTTGGCATCATCGGGCTATTTGTATTGTTGCTGGCGTGTATAAACTTTATGAACCTGAGTACAGCGAGGAGTGAGAAGCGGGCGAAGGAAGTGGGTATTCGTAAATCAATTGGTTCGATGCGGCATCAGCTGGTGGCACAGTTTTTTACAGAGTCGTTGTTTGTAACGGTGATTGCTTATATACTGGCGATTATACTTGTGTTGACCTTATTGCCGGCGTTCAATGAAGTGGCAGATAAGAAAATTGTGCTGCCATGGACGAATCCTTTGTTTTGGGTGGCGGGGCTTACATTTACATTGGTGACAGGGTTGATAGCGGGTAGTTATCCGGCGTTTTATTTATCTTCCTTTCAGCCGGTGAAGGTGTTGAAAGGTGTGTACAAGGCGGGCAGGCTGGCTGCTATGCCGAGGAAGATACTGGTGGTGTTGCAGTTTAGTGTATCCGTTACGTTAATCATTGGAACGATCGTGGTGTTTAAACAGATTCAGTTTGCACGGAACCGGCCAGTGGGATATGACAGAGAAGGGCTGGTAACATTGCCGACGATAACGGATGCGATTGCGAATCATTTTGAGGCGTTCAGGCATGAGCTGATGGCATCCGGAAAGATCGAAGAAGTAGCGTTTTCTACCAGTGCCACAACCACCGTCAACAATAATACGAGTTCTATTCGCTGGACGGGGAAAGACCCCAATATGGCGGTAGATTTTGCAAATATCGGGGTGACTTTTGGCTATGGAAAGGCAGTGGGCTGGCAGTTTACAGCAGGGCGTAATTTTGATGCCGGTATGCTGACAGATTCTGATGGAATGGTGATCAATCAGCGTGCGGTGGAATATATGAGTCTGAAAGATCCTGTGGGGCAATTTATAACATGGGGGGATCATCAATTTAAGATAATAGGAGTAGTACATGATATGGTGATGGCAAATCCTTATGAGCCGGTGGCGCCTACAATATTTTATATCCGGGACCAGTTCAGGGATAATTATGTCAATATACGGATAAACCCGAAGAGTAGTCCGGTAGAGGCAGTGGCGGTGATAGAGGAAGTGTGCAGGAAGTATGATCCGGATAGTCCTGTGAATTACAGATTTGCGAATATGGAGTATGCGGATAAGTTTAAGGATGAGATGCGGGTTGGAAAACTGGCTGGGATCTTTGCATTGCTGGCGATATTTATTTCCTGCCTGGGATTGTTTGGGATGGCTTCGTTTATGGCGGAGCAGCGTACGAAGGAGTTAGGGATACGCAAGATACTTGGGGCCTCTATATTTAATTTATGGGGGATGTTGTCGAGGGAGTTTATTATACTGGTAGCGATTTCATTTTTGATAGCGATGCCACTGGCACATGTGGGGATGCAGGCGTGGCTGGCAAGGTATAGTTATCGCACAGATATGCCTTGGTGGGCATTTGTAGCAGCAGGTGGAGGCGCGTTGCTGATAACGGTATTAACGGTGAGTTTTCAGGGGATCAGGGCGGCTACGATGAATCCGGTGAGGAGTTTGAAAACGGAGTAA
- a CDS encoding type VI secretion system Vgr family protein, which translates to MALYTQTSVSIGDEQFRQFHSLHLKQSMTGHHALEIKIGYDWLLKLGKDPVSSGQSFLGKEVRMTVESMEATGNGTPLSFNGIVTAVTFGKESNAINGHCTVYASSPTILLDGNPHMQSFETQNLANIVNTVLKTSSAFPGSPEVNPTHTTQLKYIVQYKETGYQFLTRLSQRYGEWFFYNGQRIIFGKNTPQKVTLYHQVNLVDFTISLRTVPNNQALKAQEYRNYSDVDFNTNSISAGNVDNYTQNAKSVSDKLYNRAFTYKVPHAFSSNAKEELENTGKRQQQAQKAQMVRINGRSKSTALRLGDTISIQENIFSTADHGEFLITSLEHFCDGNGEYYNLFEGIPAASAAPPMDIENIPYCEAQSATVVENFDPKGLGRVRVRFNWQNGMTPWIRLIQPHGGGDKGFYFLPETGEEVWVDFEGGNPEAPYVTGTLYNGGGKADYGDADNNLKAIRTRSGHTIRLDDTAGQEFITINDKGGNTIVMDTNGQNISISALQNIKIQARNINIIAVESVDVTAGTYLTNSAGYDLTASAGMNIMHNAGDSMTQYSVNDYKLSATNITKIASENMDVQAKSIEKTAEQVKVDSSKEEMTINSGKSVAIKSAEKSKLF; encoded by the coding sequence ATGGCTTTATATACCCAAACTTCTGTATCAATAGGAGATGAACAATTCAGGCAATTTCATTCCCTTCACCTGAAACAGTCCATGACAGGGCATCACGCACTGGAAATCAAAATTGGCTACGACTGGCTACTAAAATTAGGCAAAGATCCTGTCTCGTCCGGACAATCCTTTTTAGGTAAAGAAGTACGCATGACTGTCGAAAGCATGGAAGCAACCGGCAATGGTACTCCCTTGTCTTTTAATGGTATCGTCACCGCTGTCACTTTTGGTAAGGAAAGCAACGCGATCAACGGTCATTGCACCGTATACGCATCCAGTCCTACCATACTGCTCGATGGCAATCCTCATATGCAGTCCTTCGAAACACAGAACCTCGCCAATATCGTCAACACCGTATTGAAGACCAGCAGCGCCTTTCCCGGCTCTCCTGAAGTCAACCCGACGCATACGACCCAGCTCAAATATATTGTGCAGTATAAAGAAACCGGTTACCAGTTCCTCACCCGCTTATCACAGCGCTATGGCGAATGGTTTTTTTATAATGGACAACGCATCATATTCGGGAAAAATACCCCGCAAAAAGTAACCCTGTATCACCAGGTAAATCTCGTTGATTTCACCATCTCACTCAGAACCGTGCCAAATAATCAGGCCCTGAAAGCACAGGAATACCGCAACTATTCCGACGTGGATTTCAACACCAATTCCATTTCCGCTGGTAACGTAGATAACTACACGCAAAATGCAAAAAGCGTGAGCGATAAACTCTACAACCGCGCTTTTACTTACAAGGTACCTCACGCTTTCAGCAGCAACGCAAAAGAAGAACTGGAAAATACCGGTAAGCGTCAGCAACAGGCGCAAAAGGCCCAAATGGTGCGCATCAATGGCCGTAGTAAAAGCACTGCCTTAAGACTTGGTGATACCATCAGCATCCAGGAAAATATCTTCTCTACCGCCGATCATGGTGAATTCCTGATCACTTCATTAGAACATTTCTGTGATGGCAACGGAGAATACTATAACCTCTTCGAAGGCATCCCTGCCGCCAGTGCCGCCCCTCCCATGGACATCGAAAACATTCCTTACTGCGAAGCACAAAGTGCCACCGTCGTGGAAAACTTCGACCCCAAAGGCCTGGGCCGTGTACGCGTACGCTTCAACTGGCAAAATGGTATGACCCCCTGGATCCGCCTCATTCAGCCACACGGCGGCGGTGACAAAGGCTTCTATTTCCTGCCGGAAACAGGCGAAGAAGTATGGGTGGATTTCGAAGGTGGTAACCCCGAAGCTCCCTACGTAACCGGTACCCTCTATAACGGTGGCGGCAAAGCTGATTATGGGGATGCTGACAATAATTTGAAAGCCATCAGAACCCGCAGCGGTCACACCATCCGCCTCGATGATACCGCCGGCCAGGAATTCATCACCATCAACGACAAAGGTGGCAACACCATCGTGATGGATACCAACGGCCAGAACATCTCTATCTCAGCCTTACAAAATATCAAAATACAGGCCCGGAACATCAACATCATCGCTGTAGAAAGCGTGGACGTGACTGCCGGTACCTACCTGACCAACAGCGCAGGATACGACCTGACCGCCAGCGCAGGCATGAACATCATGCACAACGCCGGCGATAGTATGACCCAATACTCTGTTAATGACTATAAACTGAGCGCAACCAACATTACAAAGATCGCCTCAGAAAATATGGACGTGCAGGCAAAAAGCATTGAGAAAACCGCAGAACAGGTAAAAGTGGACAGCTCTAAAGAAGAGATGACCATCAACTCTGGTAAGTCAGTCGCAATCAAAAGCGCAGAGAAATCCAAACTATTCTAA
- a CDS encoding DUF3289 family protein, producing MGDNSTGSLVIVAKNYTENGEKVRWNSAGETALQSGKRINIHGKQDGVSFHKNDPVQLNAGTTIKVLKVEGPKSVVNGNTYEFKATSFSEQVPDNQLRLVSWAFSFDGGKTITPFKTGTTRAEKGIAYKSITVDGNTVDKEVSVYAFFRKPDAKVVATTKIIYLPLVVDVYRTPGLNEDGTDIANDMAFGKGIAKRPVYTKGEVDAYKNSYVNDGFDPQKDAKFANAASGSTYSAIYNQQQILDTGYLMKLSNASSNDDDLFLDFRIMVETMARGDLNDNIKAMINKFQKNEGGVYENAKLTAAAQANPSTQRFCTGIEDEMAERIKKAGGELITMEDKKVYTGAESGYKTSHPYGHPSYPYSRDYNLVKGLTIAVNDVWSYKVTLLSFKQTGDTYKARYEVQLWDHFGLDLPDMEKFYSWGAGFRAWFLLQHLRGYKPFLTKMQFTKEFSGNINEGAQERKNKR from the coding sequence ATGGGAGATAACAGTACGGGAAGCCTCGTCATTGTCGCCAAAAACTATACTGAAAATGGTGAAAAAGTCCGCTGGAACAGTGCAGGTGAAACTGCCCTGCAATCCGGCAAACGGATCAACATTCACGGTAAACAGGACGGCGTTTCCTTTCACAAAAATGACCCTGTTCAACTAAACGCCGGCACGACCATCAAAGTACTGAAAGTAGAAGGTCCCAAAAGCGTTGTCAATGGGAATACCTACGAATTCAAAGCCACCTCTTTTAGTGAACAGGTTCCTGACAACCAGCTACGGCTGGTAAGCTGGGCTTTTTCATTCGATGGCGGCAAAACCATTACCCCTTTCAAAACCGGTACTACCCGGGCAGAAAAAGGTATCGCCTATAAATCTATCACTGTAGACGGTAATACTGTCGATAAGGAAGTAAGTGTCTATGCCTTTTTCCGCAAACCGGATGCAAAGGTGGTCGCCACTACCAAAATCATCTACCTGCCACTGGTGGTAGATGTATACCGCACCCCCGGCCTGAATGAAGACGGTACTGATATCGCCAACGATATGGCCTTCGGAAAAGGAATAGCTAAACGCCCGGTATATACGAAAGGAGAAGTAGATGCCTACAAAAACTCCTATGTGAACGATGGCTTTGACCCACAAAAGGACGCGAAGTTCGCCAACGCCGCCAGCGGCAGCACATACAGCGCCATCTACAATCAACAGCAGATCCTCGATACCGGTTACCTGATGAAGTTGTCCAACGCTTCCAGTAACGACGATGATTTGTTCCTCGACTTCAGAATTATGGTGGAAACCATGGCCAGGGGTGATCTGAACGACAATATCAAGGCCATGATCAATAAGTTCCAGAAGAATGAAGGAGGTGTATACGAAAATGCCAAACTCACCGCTGCTGCTCAGGCCAATCCTTCTACCCAACGCTTTTGTACAGGTATAGAAGATGAAATGGCTGAGCGCATCAAAAAGGCCGGCGGGGAACTGATCACCATGGAAGATAAGAAAGTGTATACAGGTGCTGAAAGCGGCTATAAAACCTCCCATCCATACGGTCACCCATCGTACCCTTACAGCAGGGACTACAACCTGGTAAAAGGCCTGACCATTGCAGTCAATGACGTGTGGAGTTACAAAGTGACCTTATTGAGCTTCAAACAAACCGGCGATACTTACAAAGCCCGCTACGAAGTGCAGCTTTGGGACCACTTTGGTCTCGATCTTCCTGATATGGAAAAGTTCTACTCCTGGGGCGCCGGCTTCCGGGCATGGTTCCTGTTACAACACCTCAGGGGTTACAAACCATTCTTAACAAAAATGCAATTCACCAAAGAATTTTCCGGCAATATAAACGAGGGTGCGCAGGAAAGGAAAAATAAGCGATAA
- a CDS encoding PAAR-like protein, with protein MSEKHFVVQGATCKCDYGASPDKLKISSNDRDYINDGSGDAKPIASTKDIGQPLEAKTFGRCNKVNSACNVNITKWDSFYNKITLTNGGKILTEDSKATCAVSGNPCITIINHGQVAQVTSAHFDNVEVSTMAALNPMAAPPDNKLQIPKVKSIEGKVAAAGTAVQSGKKVPELVTRVDEDVTFKVKEYFNPGNADKAKVSWKVFKGFGFSETGTLVFETIGPDFKMNFDAVGSYRVMAYGADAKGDPTCSIDVTVAVNKLKNEFSMDGLLGHFVKDQYRVRRGMNVTVSAVYEIDPPTAEEKQLVSMQVTDMAGNVIASGADKVTFKVDNSAATYIVTAKMGEQVVTKEMKSEANGVVAVTNNQNTTVIRPRTTMTFQVSKMTYTTQPEDFEVGQIKWQLNGRDVGTGKSITLDGNQYFTNPGNYVVEAYVSVADAWNAKKNAPAASDQADDWRFEVALNTITDIKEENNTKNWIVGKKYNVVATTRMPYDASKDGPFTWSPALGKGDKISGVYAAQKGKSSVTATLGASTKTLEVNADFAKIDAWYFGDKEGNYKAKAGWNEALKMIIKSANAANEEVELHILEANKHSAPNYIAGPKKGRFDANGVLSIDVNTNDLKSKLSELWFEGDEYDVFFVMLPTQSGLQFDGVKKVTCNGKEYIFPAKESNMRGSETGKYVYISKRPEVVDVKYFESGGNLAYRVYQYGEKIDIKIQTRNLAGKELTIEFWDNRYKLPDEKMKVEKKIKPDNTELVTLQLDTNELKHASKARNDGYSAFYLVIKSAEAKTFMYPKEVTDDGQHFPNQVYFFQHLKMSDAHAGEWSQLADKNAPAVLKNEPAQTAPTTTGCPNCADKVTADQLKKIFPQAKADDLTAIAANYTKYMKELGMDTCWNKAHFFAQVRGESGPGLDITEDENFNYWYVRLSRFKAFRTAEGKKKAKELGRQTEENVNGLDEEGEKKVANYAYGPTTDKGIELGNTEEGDGWKFRGMGPLQLTGRGNYKAANIYTKKEGGDIETTPELLRTDAKISLLASMAFWKIYKIPHVANKQKNEDVISVIVGADQSLPGGKTAYGVKKEAFKNTAEVFKVNECKYGETVPEKDCNRYKIDVDNFTVTYEYKNLASKQYRYEVIVDKKPVYTKYINSEEMKSTFRGNKVDIRLLPFPETGPNWGRFGTRDKGGDNYASPEMAAHLLGFFFCLPVKGYADTLYYNDISANDARNIGHSSHRVGVDVDIRYPGSPNTAGQVLWSQAAQAFPTTADFVAKLEFLLELATKWNYINNYTYKAGIKHSSGDYADVHQDHFHIGLKFSE; from the coding sequence ATGAGTGAAAAACACTTTGTAGTACAGGGAGCTACCTGCAAATGCGATTATGGTGCTTCCCCCGACAAGTTGAAAATATCTTCCAATGATCGTGACTATATCAACGACGGCAGCGGAGATGCTAAACCTATTGCCAGTACGAAAGATATTGGCCAGCCACTGGAAGCAAAGACTTTCGGTCGCTGTAACAAGGTGAACAGTGCCTGCAATGTAAACATCACAAAATGGGATAGTTTCTATAATAAGATCACCCTCACCAATGGTGGTAAGATCCTCACGGAAGATAGCAAGGCTACCTGCGCCGTGAGTGGCAATCCCTGCATCACCATCATCAACCACGGTCAGGTGGCACAGGTTACCAGTGCCCACTTCGATAATGTGGAAGTCTCTACCATGGCCGCCCTGAACCCCATGGCAGCACCGCCTGACAATAAATTGCAGATCCCTAAGGTTAAATCTATCGAAGGGAAAGTGGCTGCTGCCGGAACAGCTGTGCAGAGCGGGAAGAAAGTACCGGAACTGGTAACCCGTGTAGACGAAGACGTCACTTTCAAGGTAAAGGAATATTTCAATCCCGGTAATGCGGACAAGGCGAAGGTGAGCTGGAAAGTGTTCAAAGGATTCGGCTTTTCTGAGACAGGTACTCTCGTTTTTGAAACCATCGGCCCCGATTTTAAAATGAACTTTGATGCCGTAGGTAGTTACAGGGTAATGGCCTATGGCGCCGATGCCAAAGGCGATCCGACCTGCTCCATCGACGTTACAGTTGCTGTAAACAAGCTGAAAAATGAATTCAGCATGGATGGATTACTGGGCCATTTTGTCAAAGACCAGTACCGTGTACGAAGAGGGATGAATGTAACCGTCAGTGCTGTCTACGAAATAGATCCACCTACTGCCGAAGAAAAGCAACTGGTATCTATGCAGGTCACCGATATGGCAGGGAATGTCATTGCCTCTGGTGCAGACAAGGTCACGTTCAAGGTTGATAACTCTGCCGCTACCTATATCGTCACCGCAAAGATGGGCGAGCAGGTAGTAACAAAGGAAATGAAATCTGAAGCGAACGGGGTTGTAGCCGTTACCAACAATCAGAATACAACCGTGATCAGGCCACGTACCACCATGACCTTCCAGGTGAGTAAGATGACCTACACCACGCAGCCCGAAGATTTTGAAGTCGGCCAGATTAAGTGGCAGCTGAACGGACGGGATGTAGGTACAGGCAAGTCCATCACCCTTGATGGTAATCAGTATTTTACCAACCCTGGTAATTACGTGGTTGAAGCCTACGTGTCTGTCGCAGATGCCTGGAATGCGAAGAAGAATGCACCCGCTGCCAGCGATCAGGCAGACGATTGGCGGTTCGAAGTTGCACTGAATACCATCACAGACATCAAAGAAGAAAACAATACGAAGAACTGGATAGTCGGTAAGAAATACAATGTAGTCGCTACTACCAGGATGCCTTATGATGCATCGAAAGATGGACCATTTACCTGGTCGCCGGCATTAGGCAAAGGCGATAAGATTTCGGGTGTATACGCGGCACAAAAAGGTAAATCATCTGTGACGGCTACATTGGGTGCATCCACAAAGACACTGGAAGTAAATGCAGATTTTGCAAAAATAGACGCCTGGTATTTTGGTGATAAAGAAGGAAACTACAAAGCAAAGGCTGGTTGGAATGAGGCACTCAAAATGATCATTAAGAGTGCAAATGCGGCCAATGAGGAGGTTGAATTACACATCCTGGAAGCAAATAAGCATTCAGCACCCAATTACATTGCCGGGCCTAAAAAAGGCAGATTTGATGCTAATGGAGTACTGAGTATCGATGTCAATACTAATGACCTGAAGAGCAAGCTGAGTGAGTTATGGTTTGAAGGCGATGAGTACGATGTGTTTTTCGTGATGCTGCCTACCCAATCAGGACTACAGTTTGACGGTGTGAAGAAGGTGACCTGCAACGGGAAGGAATATATTTTCCCTGCCAAAGAAAGTAACATGCGGGGAAGTGAAACGGGTAAGTATGTCTACATCAGCAAGCGCCCCGAAGTCGTGGATGTGAAGTACTTTGAATCCGGTGGCAACCTGGCTTACAGGGTCTATCAATACGGTGAGAAAATTGATATTAAGATACAGACACGTAACCTCGCTGGCAAGGAACTGACCATCGAATTCTGGGACAACCGGTATAAATTGCCCGATGAGAAAATGAAGGTTGAAAAGAAGATAAAACCGGATAATACTGAACTTGTCACATTACAGCTGGATACCAATGAACTGAAGCATGCCAGCAAAGCAAGGAATGACGGGTATAGTGCATTCTACCTGGTTATTAAATCAGCTGAGGCTAAGACCTTCATGTATCCCAAAGAAGTGACGGACGATGGACAGCATTTTCCCAACCAGGTCTATTTCTTCCAGCACCTGAAAATGTCTGATGCCCATGCCGGTGAATGGAGCCAGCTGGCAGATAAGAATGCACCGGCGGTATTAAAGAACGAACCGGCACAGACTGCACCCACTACTACAGGATGTCCGAATTGTGCAGATAAGGTAACAGCAGATCAGTTGAAGAAGATCTTTCCCCAGGCAAAAGCGGATGACCTCACGGCGATTGCGGCAAACTATACAAAGTACATGAAGGAACTGGGTATGGATACCTGCTGGAATAAAGCCCACTTCTTTGCGCAGGTAAGAGGGGAGTCAGGCCCCGGGCTGGATATTACGGAGGATGAAAACTTCAACTACTGGTATGTACGACTGAGCCGGTTCAAAGCTTTCAGGACTGCAGAAGGAAAGAAAAAGGCAAAAGAACTGGGCCGTCAGACAGAAGAGAATGTAAATGGCCTGGATGAAGAAGGCGAAAAGAAAGTAGCCAATTATGCCTACGGACCAACGACTGATAAAGGGATTGAATTAGGTAATACGGAGGAAGGAGATGGTTGGAAATTTCGGGGTATGGGGCCACTGCAACTGACCGGAAGAGGCAACTATAAAGCAGCAAATATTTATACTAAAAAGGAAGGTGGCGATATCGAAACCACCCCTGAACTGCTCCGGACTGATGCAAAGATCTCCCTGCTGGCCTCTATGGCCTTCTGGAAAATATATAAGATCCCACATGTAGCCAATAAACAAAAGAATGAAGACGTTATCAGTGTGATCGTAGGTGCGGACCAGTCACTGCCGGGTGGTAAAACTGCCTATGGCGTAAAGAAAGAAGCGTTTAAGAATACAGCTGAAGTATTCAAAGTGAATGAATGTAAGTATGGGGAAACGGTGCCGGAAAAAGATTGTAACAGGTATAAGATTGATGTCGATAATTTTACCGTCACTTATGAGTATAAAAACCTGGCTTCGAAACAATACAGGTATGAGGTGATTGTAGATAAAAAGCCGGTGTACACAAAGTACATCAACTCAGAAGAAATGAAGAGTACCTTCAGGGGGAACAAGGTCGATATCCGCTTACTGCCATTCCCAGAAACAGGTCCGAACTGGGGCCGTTTCGGTACAAGAGATAAAGGCGGTGATAACTATGCTTCTCCTGAAATGGCGGCGCATTTACTGGGCTTTTTCTTCTGTCTGCCAGTGAAGGGATATGCCGACACACTTTACTATAACGATATTTCGGCGAATGATGCGCGGAACATCGGGCATAGTTCCCACAGGGTAGGGGTTGACGTAGATATCCGTTATCCGGGTAGTCCCAATACCGCAGGCCAGGTACTGTGGTCGCAGGCAGCGCAGGCATTTCCAACTACTGCAGATTTTGTTGCCAAGCTGGAATTTTTATTAGAACTTGCCACGAAGTGGAATTATATAAATAACTACACGTACAAAGCTGGTATTAAACACTCAAGTGGAGACTATGCAGATGTGCACCAGGACCACTTTCATATAGGATTAAAATTTTCTGAATGA
- a CDS encoding DUF4412 domain-containing protein: MGNRMILLLLCCFLAGKIMAQNFEGEIRYQNKFDGKMIAGEMMEKLVGDELDYFIKEGKYKNTSNGSFMNYQVYDDKANRLYNKFPKSDTLFYYDGAENADSVIRIEHLNNADTVLGYPCDVVIITSKTSISRYAYSKKFPMNAAAYKKHAYANWNTYANASKSVPLKITVDSKYYKFTSTATAITPKKLNDQIFTIEGPTAKMK, from the coding sequence ATGGGGAATAGAATGATCTTATTGCTGCTTTGTTGCTTCCTGGCCGGGAAAATTATGGCCCAGAACTTTGAAGGCGAAATCCGCTACCAAAACAAATTCGACGGCAAAATGATCGCCGGCGAAATGATGGAAAAACTGGTTGGGGACGAGCTGGACTACTTTATCAAAGAAGGGAAATATAAAAATACCAGCAATGGCTCGTTCATGAACTACCAGGTTTACGATGACAAAGCCAACCGGTTATACAACAAATTCCCTAAATCCGACACCCTCTTTTACTACGACGGTGCTGAAAATGCCGACAGCGTAATCCGCATTGAACACCTCAATAACGCCGATACCGTGCTCGGTTACCCTTGTGATGTGGTTATCATTACATCCAAAACCAGCATCTCCCGCTACGCCTATAGCAAAAAATTCCCCATGAACGCTGCCGCTTATAAAAAGCATGCCTACGCCAATTGGAATACATATGCTAATGCCAGCAAAAGCGTACCGCTGAAAATCACGGTCGACAGTAAATACTACAAATTTACCTCAACAGCCACAGCCATTACGCCCAAAAAACTAAACGATCAGATTTTCACCATCGAAGGGCCTACGGCAAAAATGAAATAA